The DNA window CAAATAATAGTAGctgattttattttccttttgttgaaaacgggaaaaataaaaatacgttCATGAAACAGATAATTAGTAACAACAGCATCCTAAAGAATGGTATATCTAGGTATTTTCAACGAATGACTCATTTACTGCatacataaaaaagaaaaagagaagaaaaagaagaaaaaacacacgCACACACTATACTAGAAATGTTTGCTCAACCAGAATCACATCATCCAGCCAGCAccatgattttcgaaaaaaattttggattaggCCTTTCTAGTTGTGTTGCATTGCTCGATAGAAAAAGGTTCTAGACATCTGGAATAAAGGAATAAACAATAAGAAGCCCTTGAGTATCATACTagagaaaaagaataatttttcttaCGAACAATTATAGTTACAACCATTTTGGCAAAGCAATTTTCACTTGTCAGGAAACAAAAAATATCGGCCTTGTTTCTTTCCGATCAGCACCAAGTACCTCCCTCTCTCTCAGTTTGTCTCTTCAACTAGCAATTTCCTAAAGAGAATGGGCATTGACAAGTTATCTAGCACATTGTAGATAAACCACTGCAACCAGATAGAGAGAGCAGAATCTAATAAACAAAAACGAATTCGATTAATCACAGTCACACTATCGCCTAATTACTTCAAAGGATTCTAACCTTGTTCCTCAAGTAAAATCTCCAATTCatgtcatagaaaaataaatatctaaataatAAAATGGAAAATGCAGCATTGTTAATCGATTTCCCTAACGATAACTGGTTCCATTCAGTCGCAGCAGTTTCGAATTTGAACATTTTCTTACCTCAAATCCACGTTTGAATCTCGAGGAATCGCAATGTGAACAAAGCTTCTAGCACGCCGAAACAAGCCCCGAAGAAGACGTCCAGAACATAGTGCCTCCCGAGAGCGATCCTAGAAAGGGCGGTGGCTGAAGCCCAGGCCCAAACCGCGGTTACAACGGCGTTAATGGCGAAGACCTCTTCGCCGCCGAACCAATGGTCGATAATCATGAAGAGGCGTGGATGGTGAAGATCGGCGATAGCATCAACCATGCGGAGTTTGGAGAACGAGAAGATAGAGGCGACGAAGAAGACCCTGGAGGAGTGGCCGCTGGGGAAGGAGAAATGGTCGACGGGAACGACGGCGTTGTAGTCGCCGTGGTGGGAGTAGGTCGGACGGGATCTGCGCACGATGAGTTTGAGGAGAGCGATGAAGATGAGGTCAAGGAGGGAGCAGAGAGCGAGGGGGAGGAAGAGGTGGCGGCGGAGAGGGGAGGAGTAAGGACAGGCAAGGAGGAGNNNNNNNNNNNNNNNNNNNNNNgtttcttttttttttttattggggataaacaaatatttttattgagtaAACAAATATCAACAAAAGATGGTCTCCGTTTGACATATGTGCTCAAATGTTAAACACTGATTCACCGTTGATAATACTCCTACGTGGCAGTTAGTTTATATTGCCTATATTTTACCGTTATAAAGAGCCttgacaaaaaaatttcttaaatcATTTGCTCCAAATCGAACTTTAAACCTACAATCTTCCCCAAATCGAAACCTTGATCCTGAGATTTCCCTCCAAGCTAACTGAATGTCAAGGCACAAGTTTAACTCTCCTACATCGAACAGGAATAAATACCCTGTTGCTTCAAGTTTGAAAAGAAGCACGAGCAAAATCTTGACATAAGATGTCTCCATAGAATGGATGTCGCATTGCTAGAGTTTGGCACATTGACGAACCTTAGGTAGCATTTGTTTGCAGAGACTGGAACTGAAATTGAGAGACAGAGTTTTAGTATTGTGTTTGTTGAGCTAGAGACTGGTACTTAAATTTCTGTCtctatctttaaaatttcagtattttagtATCCCTAAAAAATAGGGACACTGGAGAcagaaaaatataaagacagagacaaaaattttaattataatttgtacctaaattattcctattctaattttataattccAAAATTACCCTTAATGTAAATCAGGTCTTCTTGATCAACCATAGTGACTCCATCTTCTCATTCTCCTTCACCATCTTCTCCATCTTCTTCAAGAACAGCCACCGCGTCACCGCTGGCCTCGTCACCGCTAGGTAAGTGATTTGGCGCTTGCAAGTTCATCTTCGTAGTCCTCATCTTCTCATCTCCTATTTTTCTACTTCACGGGAAAATCAAAGAACGAAGTTGCCGCCTCTCCCCGGTTGCTGTCGACCTCAACCATCAACTCTTCATCTGAACTGCTCTGACCCAGGTTAGTTCTATACAAATGTTGTTTAATTTACTGATTCCTTTCATCTTTTCCGTTGTGCCCTAATCTGTGGATTTGTTCGTGAGCTAGCATTGGAACCTGTTTGCTTGATTtgtcattattttgttaatggTGTGAAGTAGTAGCATTAAAGTTGAAGAAATTCTTTGCCTAATGTAGATTTGTTCGTGACCTAACTAACCCATTTATTTCAACTTTATAATTAATGAGTTCATGATGTCTACTTCCTTTTAAGTGCCACTAATTGGATCATTACTCAATTCATTAGCCCACTACATCTATTTGTTGATTTCATtctcaattatatttttttttccaattttttcatGTCTGCGACTGCTATTGTTCCATGCCTCCACAGAGCTCTCAGGACTATAATTACCAAATCTTCTTTTTTGCCTTTTGGAAGAATTTAATTTGCTTAAAAGTACCTGAAAAAGTCACTTTCAATATATTAAATGAGAGGAAaatcaatattattatttttatagtgtTTCTATAGTATGTCCTGTTTAGATTTCCActtgaaactaaattaaaattgagaagTAAATAAAGTTACATGTCTTTTGATTTcagttttttattcttgtttttgaTGAGTGGTCAGAACAATACAGATGGCTAAAGGTTTGTTTGTTTCCGAATTGATCAAGGATATACTTTTATAACTAGTAAATGGCATCTGAGATTATAATTATGGAAGAGAAATCTTATTCCACCATGTTTTCGATCTTGTCTTCGCTTATAGGCAGATCTATCAAAGGTGGATAGGAAAAGGACACCTTGGCTGGTTGTGTTGTTTCATGTACCATGGCATAATAGTAACAAGGCTGATCAATGGTTAACTCAACTCATGCTTATTGGAGTTGGCATAGGAATGATGATGACGAGTCAGTAAAAGCTGATGATTTTTGGATAACCTCTTTGGTTAGCTGGAAATGTGTTGATGACAAAAGCCATGAACTCCAGAGTATGCTTATGACACCGTAAAAGCCTCAGATCTGCCGGTGCCATCCCTTAACTTGGTGGATTAGCAAGAGTATATATGACACTACTAGTAGCTTGAAAGGACTATATAGAATATAGATTGATGATACTGAAGCATTTAGCATATTGAAACTGGTTCTGATTGTATAGTTATATATTTGAATGCTCAAAAGACAGAGAAATATAATTA is part of the Arachis duranensis cultivar V14167 chromosome 1, aradu.V14167.gnm2.J7QH, whole genome shotgun sequence genome and encodes:
- the LOC107486734 gene encoding probable lipid phosphate phosphatase beta (The sequence of the model RefSeq protein was modified relative to this genomic sequence to represent the inferred CDS: added 91 bases not found in genome assembly), with translation NLTKPFAPRPLLRFLELLADFRFFFPVSVALLLACPYSSPLRRHLFLPLALCSLLDLIFIALLKLIVRRSRPTYSHHGDYNAVVPVDHFSFPSGHSSRVFFVASIFSFSKLRMVDAIADLHHPRLFMIIDHWFGGEEVFAINAVVTAVWAWASATALSRIALGRHYVLDVFFGACFGVLEALFTLRFLEIQTWI